DNA sequence from the Lagopus muta isolate bLagMut1 chromosome 23, bLagMut1 primary, whole genome shotgun sequence genome:
ATAAAGAATCAGAAAGGGTGATATAATTAATGCCAATCAACAGGGATTTATGGAAAATAGATCCTGTCAAACCAACTTGATGTCTTTCTTCCGgttgttcttttccttaatttctttcttttgctaagATGACAAGTTTCCCCAGCGAGGTGCTGGGGTTCACTGAGGACACGGAGCACAGCAGAGTCTCACAGCTCCTGGGGTGAAGGTGCTGCTCCTAGTGAGCATTACCCGGGCACTATGGAAGCCCCCAGACTCTTCCTGGTGTCACTTTTGGTTTAACCCCGACATCTCCAGCCCTGGTTCTGCCCCTTGGCCCTATATAATGCAGAGCTGACCCTTCTCCAGCAGCAAGACCTGGGAAGCAGTGAGAGGCACCTGGCTCTGGTGTCCCCCCAGCTGACACCACGAGTGCCCTTGAGCCCATCACCACCCATAGAACCGCAGAAGGGTTGGGTTGGAAGCCCACCCAGTTTCAACCCCACTGCCGCAGGCTGGATGCCCCCATTGGGTTGGGttgccccatccatggcctcaTGCATCTCCgaggatggggcacccacaaaCAGAAAGCTTCCCCAGAAGGAGAACGGAGAACTTCCAGCACAGGTGGCTGCACAAAAGGGAGTTTCCAGgccagtactgcatccaaggAATCTCTACACCCAGTGGGAGCAAGGTGTGAGAATCCCCAGCCCAAACACGTGGAAGCACCAAAGCCAGCAGCCTGACCTTgtcatatttaaaacaattttattcaTGAAAATATGCTGTACAATGCACTATACACAGTTCTTTACATTGCCACATACACAAACTCTAATAGCACAACCAAGAAAGTTACCATTGCCATACGATAGATGCGTGGTGAGAGATGACGCCTGTCAGAGACCCTCCCCCCCAGTCTGTACAGTTATAAATACGAGGGAAAGGATGGACCGAAGCCACTGGATGAAGAAAGCTGGTGGGACCCCTCAGCGTCCCCTGGCTCggtgggtgcagagctgcaggctgtggggcgGGGGTCAGGGGGGAGGTTGGGGTGGGGTGGGCAGCGTTCTGGGAACTGTTTGCAGAGATggaaagccagcagtgtgggcACGGGGCGATGGGAGCACCCTATGGGCACCGCCATGTGCCACACGCCCAGCTCCAGCCTTCCCCATTCCCCATCCCACCCAGAGCCCCCCCGGCTCCTGCCTGACTCTCCCGGGCTGTTTTTGGGGGGGGCTCAGCCCCCGCTGCGCTCCATCCCTCGCACCTCACGACCACTGTACACACGACGCTTAACCAACACGACTCCACCGCACACACGACAACCCCACGGTCACGAACCACAAAGACAGCTTCGCAACGggacacccccccccccctcgggGGGTGcgagcggggctgggggcttTTCTCATCCTTCGGGGGCTTCAGAGGGTCCCTGTACATGGGGCGTCCCCGTCTGTGTGCCGGGTGCTggtgagctgctggctgtgcctaCAGAACCGCCACTTGGGGGGCACACAGGGCAGGACCCCCCCCCTTTCTCCATTGCCCTCCCCACCTCTCCACGTGCAGAGctgggtgggggtgggggggcaggGATTGCACTGTGATCGCAATCGGTTTCCAATGACTGAAACGCGCCTGAAACAAGAGGTGGTGGTACAAAAACGGATGATCCTGACCCAAagaataatccttttttttttaaaaaagcattcgAGAAAGATTATATATAATAGAATATATTAAATTCTGTACATGATCAAATAATGTAAACATAATTAATTAACCTGTAAGAATGTCTTTAGAGACTACGCCCGCCACGTGCCCGGGCCAGAGGTGAATggtggcactgctctgccaaACCCAGAGCTGGGGGAGGCACAGAGGGTGCCCACCCACGGGCCCCAGTGGGACCACCAAGCGGAACCAGCAGCACGGTGAGGAGGCGATGCTGGAGCCAGCAGGGAAGAGCTGAGCTGAGACAACGTGCAGGCTCAGCAGAAGGAGCCCTGCTGCATCCCATGGATGCCCAGAGCAacccccactgcagcccccagctcctgctgtcggtcccagcacccagccccactGGGACAGGTGGTGGacgcagctctgtgctgcacaagcactgctgtggcctcctcctcccctccccaagCTCGACCCTTCCTTCCAACGCAAGAACTCAATGGCAAAAGAGTGCATGAAATCAAATAAATAcaccccccctccccaaccCTGGGACTGCCCCCGGCTCATGCACAGGGcacccagctccagcactgacACCACGGCACAGCCCACACCAGGCAGGCAGCGCCAGCACCgcacacagagctgccagccAGACTGCCCATAGCACTGCAGAATGACCATGGCACTGCAACAGAAACATGACACAGACTGTGATCATGGCATTGCAGCGTGGCTGTGACactgcagtgtggctgtggcactgcagcaTGGCCATCACTGtgaccacagcactgcagtgtgacCACAGCAACGTGTGCATGGCACTGCAGTGTGACCAGGGCACTGCAGCACgatcacagcactgcagcacgaCTGCTGGCACACACAGTGCACACGTGCTGTTGCACCCTTCCCTCCATCACCAGCCCTTCTTGCTTGGCCCCTGCACCGAGCAGAAGGACCTGGGCGCATGCGCAGAGCTCAGGTCCCATAAGGGTTTTGGAGGTGATGAAGCCCCCAGCCTGGGGCAGGCTCCCTTCtactggcactgctgcttggAGGACTCACTTTCTAAGGTGTCTCCAAGCAAAGTGTTCCCCATTCCAGAAAGCAGTACGCACAGAGCAAGTCTCCACATCACCAGCTGTCCCTGCTCCTCCACCCGGCCCGAGGGCCACCGGCGCAAGGACAGGCCAAGCTGAAACTAGTGCTCGGACCCTCTGGGGAGGGGTTCCCtttctgctgcccttcctgccTGCCCCCAGCGCCCACCCCATCTCCATCCAGGACCCTAAGGTTTGTGTTCCATCACAAGTTTGACCCGATGGCTCTAGCCCATCTTAACAAataaaggcagaagagaaaggaaaaaaaaagaagtttgtctCAGCGTTCCCCTGGTGACATCCCGGAGGAGGGCGCCAGGCGGGGGTCACCCGGGCACCCAGCTCTGGTTCGTGGGCTGCGGGCCACCGGGCAGCGTGGGCACATTGAGCGCGTTCTGCGGTGGGAGTGCTGAGTCAAAGTTGAAGTCCATCTCATCGCTGTCCATGAAGTCATTCAGGATGATGGACTCCACATCGCACTCCAGGCTCCCATTGAACATGTCCAGGTCCAGGTCTGCTGGAAACCTGTCCTGACCCAACACCGGGGGGTGGACAGCCCCCGCGTAGGGCGAATCCAGCAGGCTCATGTGCGCCCCTTGGTTGGCGGCGTAAGGGTGCAGGTGCCCGTGGTGCGGCATGGCCGTTGCGCCGCACGCGTCACCGGGCAGGCTCATAAGGCTGACGGGGTTGGCTAAGGCACTGGCATTGAGAGCGGGGTGGTGGCCGGCGGGCGGTGGGTGGTACAGAGCACTGCCCTTCAGCAGCGGGGCCGGGTGGGCTGGGTAGGCCATGCCCTGCTCCCCGCACAGCAGTGGGCTCTGTCTGTGGCCGCGGGACGGCACCGCAGGGCCGGGTGGAGGAGGGGGCAGATCCCCCGGCACCATGCTCTCTTTGTGCGCGTAGGAGATGGAGGAGAGCAGATCCTGCAGCGAGGAGGCGTTCCGGTAGGAGGCGGCGGGCGAGAAGGTGGCCTGCTTGTTCTCCTGGATGGTCTGCATGGGCAGGCGCCGCATCAGCCCCATCGCCGGCTGGCTGTAGATAGTCCCGCAGTACGTGTTGGCGGCCGGCCCCATGCTGGAGCACTTGGAGTTGAAGGAAAAGCTGGAGCTGCGTTGGCGCAGGGGCAGCGGCTGCGAGGGGCTCATGCTGTAGCCGTCCTGCAGGTCCTCCAGCAGGCTCTCCCCCAGGCTCTCCCCCAGGCTGATGGTACCGGTCAAGTCGGTGAGTCGAGGCAGCTCGACAGAGCAGCGGGCGCTCAGCGAGGGGGACACGGTGCTGGAGGGGCTGGGGTACATCAGCGGGGAGGACGGCGTGCCATCATCCTCCTCCAGCTCGTCGGGCTCACGGTTGGCCATGATGGGCGAGAGGCGCCCACTCAGCGTGCTGGCCGAGGAGCCGGCTCTGGTCCTGAAGTCCGCCCAAGCGTCGTACTCATCGCTGGCGTGGGACGCGGGGCTCTCTGACCACTTGGCCTGCTGCGAGCTCGGGCTGTCGTCCCCACGCTCCGGCGtcacctgcagctgcttcttctTGCTGGCCTTGCCTTTGATGCGCAGGAACTTGCTGTTGTTGTCCATGGAGACCGCCCGCCGGCGCGGCGTCTTGCCCGTCTTGCCACCCTCGGGGTTCAGCATCCACCAGGAGCTCTTCCCCGTGCCCTCGTTCTGCACGCGGATGAAGCGGGTGTGCAAGGAGAGGTTGTGCCGGATGGAGTTCTGCGGGGAGAACAAGCAGAGGGGACGTCAGGGGGGGACTGCGCCCATGGAGGGGAGGAAGCCAAGCGAGGGAGGAGAATGTCTCGGGCCTTGCAGCTCGTGGGATGCcgctgcagctccctgcttccCCAGGAGGGGTGCGGAAGGGGAAGGAACCAAGGTGCTGGGGAGAAAGTTTGGTGCCATCGCCGGCGTACAGCGGAATACTAATGAAGAGGCGAGTGAGCTCCAGCCTCATCTATCATATTATGTAATGGCTTACTTCTCTGCACTTCATTTATTTGGAGATTGCTCCCAGGCTGGCTCCTCGCCAGCAGCCACCAAATCCAAGTCTACAGAAATCAATCTCGCGCTGACTGATTAAGCCGTGTTTAGAACTAATTGCTCCTTCGTGTGTGGGGAGAATAAATTACGGGCTTTAATTTCACGTCTTTAAAATGCAACTGCAGGTATGGGCTGGCCATTAACCCCTTCCTGCACGGCCCTGGGTACAGCTGGGGAGGGGGCGGGCAGAGGGGATGAGATGGGACACAATGCCGCCTCCAGCATCGAGAGGTTTCCCTGTCCCCGAAGTCCTCCTTGGGGACACCTGACAGCCCAAGCCTTGCACTGTGCCACCGTGCTGCAGTGCGAACTGCAGGGGACTGGAGCGGAGCACGCAGCATCGTCGTGattgcagagccagcagcagcgtGATGCCACTTTGTCCCCACACACAGGGACACGTGGGGGCTTGGGGGACACCCAGGGGTTGGGGACACCCTGAAGGTGGGGATACCCAGGGGTCAGGGGCACCCGGGGGGTTGGGGACACCTTGAAAAGGGCTGTTGGGATGTGACCCACCCAGGGCTTGGAGACACTCTGAGGCTGGGAACACCCAGGGCACGGGGGCGCCCTGTTAAGGACCATAGCGATGTGACACACCCAGGGGCTGGGGGCACCCAGAGCTCGGGACAACGTGGGCTGGGGACACTCAAGGTTGAGGACACCCAGGTGTCGGGTGCCCCCATCCCCCTTCTCTGCCTGCCGTCTGACACCCAAATCTCAGCACCCAcccctctccctgcccccccACAGCGGAGCGCGGGACCCTCCACCCCCAAAGCCCCCACGGAGTCCCTtctccccgccgccccctccgCCGAGCCGCATTGTCAGGGGAGCGGGCGGTGTGAAATCGGTCTGATTAGCAATTAGTCCCATTGTGAGAGGATTAGCCGGACCCCATTGTTTGGCGGAGCGACTGCCGGGCGATCTGCATCTGGCAGCGCCGGGAGGGCCGTCCGTCGGGGGCTGGCGGTGGGGCCGTGGGGGGCACATGGGGAGGAACCCCCGGCCCggccaccccccccccccctccgcgGGACCCCAACACGGCCGCTAATGAGTGCTCGGCCACACGAGTGAGGTTCCGGGGTTAATTGGTGCTGATTTACTCCTCTTACACAAAAATTGCCACTATCGCTAGGAGCGTCCGCGGGGACACCACGCCTGGTGGGGGAGCGGGGGGCACGGGGCAGGCAATGGGGCactgatgggggggggggggggtgacaCCGCCTCGTAGCACCGCTTACCAGCAGCCCTCTGGCCACGCCGCATCGCCTCATACCCAGCCTCAAACCCTGCACTGCCCCATGGCCACATCTGCGCTGCGCCCCATAGCATTGCGCACAAACCCACAGCACCGCTCCGCCCGCGCCCCACTTATAGCATCCTATCACACCCTGCAATCCCCATAAGCGCCCCATGGGGACACGGAGGAGCAGTCCCACTGTGCCCTCCCCAGGGCGGGGTTGGCAGGGATGCTCCCGGGAAGGGCACCGCGGCCGCgtccccccctcctccctccctccccccggGCAGCCCCACGGGGGTCTCGATGGAGGCGAGCGTATTCGGGTCAGCGCTCCGGCTGAGCGGAGCGGGGCTGACGCGCCGCTAATTGAACCAAATGCCCATTAGCGGCGTGACGGGCCGCGTCCGCGCAGCCCCACTGCAGGTGGTGACACGCAAGGAGCGCAGCGGTGGCCTGAAAGCCGTCACCGCAGCTCCTGCCCCGTCTCACGCCGCCGCCGTCTCTCATCACCCGATGGGGTGGGGAAAAGGTCGGCTGGGGACGGGGC
Encoded proteins:
- the FOXO6 gene encoding forkhead box protein O6, with protein sequence MEEKLQAHQVEIDPDFEPQSRPRSCTWPLPHPDFAEDDDGGSAAAPPALAPGPADGPEHGGGVPGERRAPAAAAPPPPGADVGQLRKAKTSRRNAWGNLSYADLITKAIESAPEKRLTLSQIYDWMVRYVPYFKDKGDSNSSAGWKNSIRHNLSLHTRFIRVQNEGTGKSSWWMLNPEGGKTGKTPRRRAVSMDNNSKFLRIKGKASKKKQLQVTPERGDDSPSSQQAKWSESPASHASDEYDAWADFRTRAGSSASTLSGRLSPIMANREPDELEEDDGTPSSPLMYPSPSSTVSPSLSARCSVELPRLTDLTGTISLGESLGESLLEDLQDGYSMSPSQPLPLRQRSSSFSFNSKCSSMGPAANTYCGTIYSQPAMGLMRRLPMQTIQENKQATFSPAASYRNASSLQDLLSSISYAHKESMVPGDLPPPPPGPAVPSRGHRQSPLLCGEQGMAYPAHPAPLLKGSALYHPPPAGHHPALNASALANPVSLMSLPGDACGATAMPHHGHLHPYAANQGAHMSLLDSPYAGAVHPPVLGQDRFPADLDLDMFNGSLECDVESIILNDFMDSDEMDFNFDSALPPQNALNVPTLPGGPQPTNQSWVPG